A stretch of the Uranotaenia lowii strain MFRU-FL chromosome 3, ASM2978415v1, whole genome shotgun sequence genome encodes the following:
- the LOC129757263 gene encoding uncharacterized protein LOC129757263, which produces MFSVVQLPHFVEQKLAEIALREGYMQGSYRIEQETCSGKGFIGQLVRVSISEPDKRTLALVCKFPPQDGVERERYNCMVLFEREILVYREILPEFERIQLEYGLGRDSSEGFWNYPKCYWASYDEKRQESVLIMEDLGGRKLQTKDCFVPLDFEHSHLLMQVLGKMTACSFALREKKPEVFTKIRKLNDLLSSVVMTTDRMKPLSRSNCELAASIFQEPNELHIRDKFLSLRDGIWEKTRVLMDSDKAEPYGAFTHGDCWTNNIMFGYDPITKSPNEILLLDFQMARYSTPVLDFLGCFNQCGEVSLRRERLTELLETFYSSFATTFRKFGGDPESSFPYEAIEQQMCRFGMQTVAMGTYCIPILAQLKPDFFEDSERNRKCETHRAQWERYEQMMRDLVRDTERFDDL; this is translated from the coding sequence atgtttTCGGTGGTTCAGCTGCCTCACTTTGTCGAACAAAAACTAGCCGAGATCGCATTGAGGGAAGGCTACATGCAAGGATCCTACCGGATCGAACAGGAAACGTGTTCTGGGAAAGGATTCATCGGGCAACTGGTTCGGGTAAGCATTTCGGAACCAGACAAAAGGACGCTCGCTTTGGTGTGCAAATTCCCACCACAAGATGGTGTTGAACGGGAACGCTACAATTGTATGGTGTTGTTCGAAAGGGAGATTTTGGTTTACCGAGAAATACTTCCGGAATTTGAGCGTATCCAGTTGGAGTATGGTTTAGGCAGGGATTCCTCCGAGGGTTTTTGGAACTACCCAAAGTGTTACTGGGCTTCGTACGATGAAAAACGTCAGGAATCAGTTTTGATAATGGAAGATTTGGGCGGAAGAAAACTCCAGACAAAGGATTGTTTTGTACCCCTTGATTTCGAACATTCCCATCTGCTGATGCAAGTACTAGGGAAGATGACTGCCTGTTCGTTCGCTTTGCGAGAAAAGAAGCCTGAAGTTTTTACGAAGATAAGAAAGCTGAACGACTTACTAAGCTCGGTTGTTATGACGACGGATCGGATGAAACCTTTGTCGAGGAGCAATTGTGAACTAGCTGCGTCTATCTTCCAGGAACCTAACGAGCTTCATATACGCGATAAGTTCCTGTCTCTTCGAGATGGTATCTGGGAGAAGACGAGGGTTCTGATGGACAGCGACAAAGCAGAACCGTACGGTGCCTTCACCCATGGAGATTGTTGGACCAACAACATTATGTTTGGGTATGATCCCATCACAAAATCTCCGAATGAAATACTTCTGCTGGATTTTCAAATGGCCCGATACTCGACTCCCGTGCTGGATTTTCTAGGCTGTTTCAACCAATGCGGAGAGGTTAGTCTGAGGAGAGAAAGATTAACGGAACTTCTTGAAACTTTCTACAGCAGTTTCGCGACTACATTCCGCAAGTTTGGAGGTGATCCTGAGAGCAGTTTTCCTTACGAAGCGATCGAACAGCAAATGTGCCGCTTCGGAATGCAAACGGTGGCCATGGGAACCTACTGCATTCCGATTTTGGCTCAGCTTAAACCGGACTTTTTCGAAGACAGCGAACGGAATCGAAAGTGCGAAACCCATCGAGCCCAGTGGGAGCGCTATGAGCAAATGATGCGAGATCTGGTTAGGGATACGGAACGGTTCGATGATCTGTAA